ttctttctcttctgcttcatCAGAGGCTGGGCTCTCCTCGTTTTTAGTCTCTCCATTTTCTGCAGGCAAGTCTTCTTTAGTCTCTTGGTTGGCCACTTCCGCCTGTTTtccctttgctcctcttttcccttttgtttgcACTTTTTTGTCTGAAGATTTATCCTTTCCCGCCGCCTTTTTTGGCTTCGTTTCCACTTTTGCAGGAGCCGGTTTTGCTGACAACCTCGCCGATCTCCTCTTGGGCTCCTCCTTCGCCGCCCCCTCGGCGGAGCTGACCTTCCTCTTGGGCATCGTGGCGGCGGGGCGGGCGAGAGCCGGGTGCCTGAGGGCCGCGGCGCGCCGAGAGCCTTCGCGAAGCTGAGTAGCCTGACCGCTGCCGCTCCTCCCGCCGCCCGAGCCCGAATAGGTGAGGCCGGCCGTCACTCGACCActgcgccccgcccccgctctcGGCGCCCCCACCCGTCCGCCGTCTCGCGGGGCCCCAGACCCAGGCGAGGGGgcccttcctcttcttataaggactccagtcatattggattaaggtCCCACCCTgatgacttcatttaaccttagtTACTTCTTTAAAATCTCCAAATccaatccttctccaggggatcttcccaacccggggatcaaactcatgtcccatgcattgcaggtggattctttaccagggaagccccattgaggCTTAGAGTTTCAAATTGTGAATTTGGCATTAGA
Above is a genomic segment from Cervus elaphus chromosome 26, mCerEla1.1, whole genome shotgun sequence containing:
- the LOC122684243 gene encoding non-histone chromosomal protein HMG-14, with product MPKRKVSSAEGAAKEEPKRRSARLSAKPAPAKVETKPKKAAGKDKSSDKKVQTKGKRGAKGKQAEVANQETKEDLPAENGETKNEESPASDEAEEKEAKSD